From Excalfactoria chinensis isolate bCotChi1 chromosome 4, bCotChi1.hap2, whole genome shotgun sequence, one genomic window encodes:
- the ASB12 gene encoding ankyrin repeat and SOCS box protein 12 translates to MKVVLRRQTKKMSLMDINKIFSMLQPREDEDNGESEELNRAVSEDDYQTLDKLLHQDRYKRVINSRSGWGVPSTPLRLAASKGHLRSLEVLLSHGAEVDSLDVKAQTPLFTAVSNGHLGCVKALLEAGAGPSGSIYNNCSPLLTAARDGNVEILQQLLEHGAETNVQARVPEWAANSTACSGPLYLAAVYGHLECFRLLLLHGADPNYNCTDERMIARIKEPKTLLEICLRHSCRREFIKLLLDFGANVYLPNIKKIAPGSEGLDLLLQARAHPKSLMSQSRLVVRHILKQAGCAHTLRELDIPPVLVSYLQHQP, encoded by the exons ATGAAAGTGGTGCtcagaagacagacaaaaaaaatgagCTTAATGGACATCAATAAGATTTTCTCCATGCTCCAGCCCAGAGAAGATGAAGATAACGGAGAAAGTGAGGAGCTGAACCGAGCGGTGTCTGAAGACGATTACCAAACTCTTGACAAGCTCTTGCACCAAGACAGGTACAAGAGAGTCATCAACAGCAGGAGTGGCTGGGGCGTTCCCAGCACCCCACTTCGCCTGGCTGCCTCTAAGGGCCACCTCAGGAGCCTGGAGGTCCTCCTGTCTCATGGGGCAGAGGTGGACAGCCTGGATGTGAAGGCACAAACCCCGCTTTTCACAGCAGTCAGCAATGGCCACTTGGGGTGTGTGAAAGCACTGCTGGAGGCAGGAGCTGGTCCCTCTGGCAGCATCTACAACAATTGCTCACCGCTGCTGACCGCAGCTAGGGATGGGAACGTTGagatcctgcagcagctcctggaacATGGTGCTGAGACCAATGTCCAAGCAAGGGTGCCTGAGTGGGCTGCCAACTCCACTGCTTGCTCCGGTCCGCTTTACCTCGCAGCTGTCTATGGGCACTTGGAATGCTTTAGgttgctgctgctccatggtGCCGATCCCAACTACAACTGCACGGATGAGAGGATGATTGCACGCATCAAGGAGCCCAAGACTCTGCTGGAGATCTGCCTGAGGCACAGCTGCCGGCGTGAGTTCATCAAGCTGCTTCTTGACTTCGGAGCCAATGTGTACTTGCCAAACATCAAGAAGATAGCACCTGGTAGCGAGGGCCTAGATCTGCTGTTGCAGGCAAGAG cTCATCCCAAATCCCTGATGTCTCAGTCTAGGCTGGTGGTGAGGCACATCCTGAAGCAGGCTGGCTGTGCACACACCCTCAGAGAGCTGGACATTCCACCAGTGCTGGTGAGCTACCTCCAACATCAGCCTTAG
- the MTMR8 gene encoding phosphatidylinositol-3,5-bisphosphate 3-phosphatase MTMR8, whose translation MEHITTPKVENVKLLDRYTNRKAASGTLYLTATHLIYVDASAEVRKETWILHHHIATVEKLPLTTAGCPLLIHCKNFHVAHFVIGQERDCHEVYTSLLKLSQPVKAEELYAFSYNPKMSKDNREIGWKVIDLKVDYQRMGIPNDYWEITDLNKDYEVCNTYPPEIVVPKAASKATVIGSSRFRSRGRIPVLSYLYKENNAAICRCSQPLSGFSARCLEDEQMLQAIREANPGSPFMYVVDTRPKLNAMANRAAGKGYENEDNYDNIRFKFIGIENIHVMRNSLQKLLEVCETKSPSMSDFLTGLENSGWLRHIKAVMDASVFLAKAVKDEKASVLVHCSDGWDRTAQVCSLASLLLDPFYRTFKGFMVLIEKEWIAMGHKFSHRCGHLDGDPKEVSPVFTQFIECVWQLMQQFPCAFEFNEHFLLEIHDHVYSCQFGNFLGTCHKEREDLKIFEKTHSLWPFLLQKKQELRNPLYRGFTAYKELQPNTLPFCFQFWCGMYNRFDKGMHPKQCVLDHLLSCMNQKIKLEDNASELENKLPFLDGPLPSEACFLSKVGCAASRTPVLNTPQDYEGEPPPVLTNGISVGDINVTSDVDQKNKENLVNHRDLHLNDNVDVLNSKAKDGKPQHH comes from the exons ATGGAGCACATCACCACGCCGAAG GTGGAAAACGTGAAGTTACTAGATCGCTATACAAATAGGAAGGCAGCAAGCGGGACTTTATACCTGACAGCTACCCATCTCATCTATGTAGATGCTTCTGCTGaagtcagaaaagaaacatgg aTTCTGCATCATCATATTGCAACTGTAGAAAAATTGCCTCTAACCACAGCTGGGTGCCCACTCCTTATTCACTGCAAGAACTTCCACGTGGCTCACTTTGTTATTGGGCAGGAACGTGATTGTCATGAAGTGTATACCTCCTTGCTCAAACTTTCACAACCAG tGAAAGCTGAAGAACTTTATGCTTTCTCTTACAATCCTAAAATGTCTAAAGATAACCGGGAGATTGGATGGAAAGTGATTGATTTGAAAGTAGATTACCAGCGTATGGGAATCCCAAATGACTATTGGGAAATAACAGATCTTAATAAAGACTACGAG GTTTGCAACACGTACCCTCCAGAAATCGTGGTGCCTAAAGCTGCAAGTAAAGCAACGGTGATTGGAAGCTCAAGGTTCAGAAGCAGGGGGCGGATTCCAGTGCTTTCTTACTtgtataaagaaaacaat GCTGCCATATGTCGTTGTAGCCAGCCCCTCTCTGGGTTCAGTGCTCGTTGTCTGGAGGATGAACAAATGTTACAGGCAATCAGAGAAGCCAACCCTGGGAGTCCCTTCATGTATGTTGTAGACACAAGGCCAAAG TTAAATGCCATGGCCAACCGAGCTGCTGGGAAGGGTTATGAGAATGAAGACAATTATGATAACATTCGCTTTAAATTTATTGGCATCGAAAACATCCATGTGATGCGGAACAGCTTGCAGAAACTCCTGGAAG TGTGTGAAACGAAGTCTCCATCGATGAGTGACTTCCTTACTGGGCTGGAGAACTCAGGCTGGTTACGGCACATAAAGGCTGTGATGGATGCAAGTGTCTTTCTCGCAAag GCTGTGAAAGATGAAAAGGCCAGCGTGTTGGTCCACTGCTCTGATGGGTGGGACCGCACAGCACAGGTCTGCTCCCTGGCTAGCCTCCTCTTAGATCCATTTTATAGGACTTTCAAAGGCTTCATG gtTCTTATAGAGAAGGAGTGGATTGCAATGGGCCATAAGTTTTCACACAG GTGTGGCCATTTGGATGGCGACCCAAAAGAAGTATCCCCTGTCTTCACTCAGTTCATTGAGTGTGTCTGGCAGCTCATGCAACAGTTCCCTTGTGCATTTGAGTTTAATGAACATTTCCTTCTGGAGATCCACGATCATGTCTATTCCTGCCAGTTTGGAAACTTCCTTGGCACCTGCCATAAGGAGCGTGAAGATCTGAA AATCTTTGAGAAGACCCATTCCCTGTGGCCTTTCCTCttacagaagaagcaggaattgagaaatcctttgtacAGAGGATTTACAGCTTACAAAGAGCTTCAACCCAACACGctacctttttgttttca GTTTTGGTGTGGGATGTACAATCGCTTTGACAAAGGAATGCATCCCAAACAGTGTGTATTGGATCATCTGCTGAGCTGCATGAACCAGAAGATAAAACTAGAGGACAATGCATCTGAATTGGAAAAT aAACTTCCTTTCCTTGATGGTCCGTTACCCAGTGAAGCTTGCTTCTTATCTAAAGTAGGATGCGCTGCTTCGAGAACACCAGTGCTGAACACTCCCCAGGATTATGAAGGGGAACCACCTCCTGTGTTGACCAACGGTATTTCAGTTGGAGATATAAATGTTACGTCAGATGTGgaccagaaaaacaaagagaacctGGTTAACCACCGAGACCTCCATCTTAATGACAACGTTGATGTTTTAAACTCCAAAGCAAAGGATGGAAAGCCTCAGCACCATTGA